The proteins below are encoded in one region of Balaenoptera acutorostrata chromosome 11, mBalAcu1.1, whole genome shotgun sequence:
- the LOC130709294 gene encoding uncharacterized protein LOC130709294 gives MSVRRGDSQLAGSPSEENPPALAPTDPSDSFAELGARHWLSRLCPIGPLGGEQRNCRGGRQQPDKVWLEQGREESAGCSGEFYALRLGTQRFPSPFGVTDGPVSHPRPQPLAGPRLPDVLPLRGAVRLSDRVPRPALPPRDADSSLPLEPTSRPGFRTNWAGSSGVKVSVDVCSPHPRASRVFILPMALFFPTPSTAFQLPPRPPQFPCSPRLQSGEKALTRSPTPALRSHWFPPPSLQHLAPHPSHPIGQRPHQSSPGRADVILQ, from the exons ATGAGTGTGAG aaGGGGGGACAGCCAGCTGGCCGGGAGCCCCAGTGAAGAAAATCCTCCAGCGCTGGCCCCTACAGATCCCTCGGACAGCTTCGCTGAGCTGGGGGCCCGACACTGGCTTTCCAGACTCTGTCCTATAGGACCATTAGGAGGGGAGCAGAGAAACTGCAGAGGGGGCCGTCAGCAGCCTGACAAAGTCTGgctggagcaggggagggaggagtcgGCTGGCTGTTCGGGAGAATTCTACGCGCTTCGGCTTGGGACCCAGAGGTTCCCCTCTCCTTTTGGAGTCACTGATGGTCCCGTCAGCCACCCCCGTCCGCAGCCCTTGGCCGGCCCACGCTTACCAGATGTACTCCCATTGCGGGGGGCGGTGCGCCTCAGTGACCGTGTGCCCCGCCCCGCACTCCCTCCCCGCGACGCGGACTCTTCTTTGCCTCTCGAACCTACCAGCCGCCCTGGCTTCAGAACCAACTGGGCTGGTTCATCAGGGGTTAAG GTCTCCGTTGACgtctgctctccccacccccgggCTTCTCGCGTCTTCATTCTCCCCATGGCCCTCTTTTTTCCCACCCCCTCTACGGCTTTCCAGCTTCCTCCCCGGCCCCCGCAGTTCCCTTGCTCCCCCAGATTGCAGTCAGGGGAAAAAGCCCTAACACGTTCTCCCACCCCTGCTCTCCGGTCCCATTggttccctcccccctccctgcagCACctggccccccaccccagtcaccCGATTGGCCAGCGGCCCCATCAATCCTCGCCTGGCCGTGCTGACGTCATCCTGCAGTAG
- the RBP5 gene encoding retinol-binding protein 5 isoform X1: MTPSPSLPCPLYSPEILTSTLASPDHASQPHQLLLLYLAEEHGGLPASSKTAPVDINMALRKIALLLKPGKETDHRGNHVTVKTLSTFRNKVLEFEVGVQFEEDLRITDGRKCQILPPEAPPELHGEVSTACKMFPSACPKVKPKVRIFLHKPIPAFIFTVSINVNNQQDQSLGVTVITLCSLTAMLPTRARVCTHTHAHVHHM, translated from the exons ATGACACCCTCTCCCTCCTTGCCCTGTCCCCTCTATTCTCCTGAAATCTTGACCTCCACCTTGGCCAGCCCGGACCATGCCTCCCAGCCTCACCAGCTACTACTGCTTTATCTCGCAGAAGAACATGGAGGACTACCTGCAAGCTCTAA GACAGCCCCCGTGGACATCAACATGGCTCTGCGGAAGATCGCGCTGCTGCTCAAGCCAGGCAAGGAGACTGACCATCGGGGCAACCACGTGACAGTGAAGACCCTCAGCACCTTCCGAAACAAAGTGCTGGAATTCGAGGTGGGAGTGCAGTTTGAGGAGGACTTGAGGATCACGGATGGACGGAAGTGCCAG ATTCTCCCGCCAGAGGCACCACCTGAGCTCCACGGAGAAGTTTCAACTGCCTGCAAAATGTTTCCATCTGCATGCCCCAAGGTCAAACCCAAAGTCAGGATCTTCCTACACAAACCTATTCCTGCTTTTATATTTACTGTCTCCATCAATGTCAACAACCAGCAGGACCAAAGCCTGGGAGTCACAGTCATTACCTTGTGTTCCCTTACCGCCATGCTCCCAACACGTGcgcgtgtgtgcacgcacacgcatgcacacgtgCACCACATGTAA
- the RBP5 gene encoding retinol-binding protein 5 isoform X2, translating to MALRKIALLLKPGKETDHRGNHVTVKTLSTFRNKVLEFEVGVQFEEDLRITDGRKCQILPPEAPPELHGEVSTACKMFPSACPKVKPKVRIFLHKPIPAFIFTVSINVNNQQDQSLGVTVITLCSLTAMLPTRARVCTHTHAHVHHM from the exons ATGGCTCTGCGGAAGATCGCGCTGCTGCTCAAGCCAGGCAAGGAGACTGACCATCGGGGCAACCACGTGACAGTGAAGACCCTCAGCACCTTCCGAAACAAAGTGCTGGAATTCGAGGTGGGAGTGCAGTTTGAGGAGGACTTGAGGATCACGGATGGACGGAAGTGCCAG ATTCTCCCGCCAGAGGCACCACCTGAGCTCCACGGAGAAGTTTCAACTGCCTGCAAAATGTTTCCATCTGCATGCCCCAAGGTCAAACCCAAAGTCAGGATCTTCCTACACAAACCTATTCCTGCTTTTATATTTACTGTCTCCATCAATGTCAACAACCAGCAGGACCAAAGCCTGGGAGTCACAGTCATTACCTTGTGTTCCCTTACCGCCATGCTCCCAACACGTGcgcgtgtgtgcacgcacacgcatgcacacgtgCACCACATGTAA